A stretch of DNA from Sugiyamaella lignohabitans strain CBS 10342 chromosome B, complete sequence:
CTGCTGCAATGTGTATTATGTTCCGGCTTCGCTAAGTAGCTGAAACTGCACTCGACCTGAAGCACGGCAGTACATGCGACATATTCTAAAACAACTACCAGCAGTATATGAATCAAATCTATCGTGTTTCTATTTGCCAACCAACCGACATCCTACTTGGTGTAGGTCCCTAACCTTTTAGGTGTAAATTTTCCCTAAATCTGCTTGCAGAAGTCCCAACTGCACAGAATCCGTTATCTATTAGCAGGTCTGGCTGTTCCGAGTTCCTTTGTTCGCTCGAACAACGAAAATAAACTAGCTAACGAACAGCACGTGGTGACAAACCACATATTACTATTTTATATACACAATCACTCGAATtttagaaaataaaatagaaatgGAAAATACTACGCACACTGGAAACTGCAATACCCGGAGTATTTAAGCTTGTCGCCATGTTTTAAGAAGTACTACTACGTCATCTGGATTCATACATGCCCTAAACCGAATAGAATATTTTTGTCTGCCTGCATAGTAACACAAGTAACATTAATAATGACGTCGATAAGGTATTCCAATACCGAAACATGCATATGCTCAGGTTGTATTTATCCTAGTTGAGTTTAGCTATTTAGACACATTTTGTTTGCGAAATCAAAAGTAAATATATTccgaatttttttttttttttttttttcgatgTAGCTTAGATAGTAATGGTGCCAGCAGGCGACAcgaaatatatataaagcATGAGATCACGCCCATATTTTTGAGATGTTTTTAAAAGTTACTTAAACCACAAGTTCAATTCACATTTTCCTTTGCAATTGATTATCATTATCTGTTTATCCGGTTAAAAACAAAGGACCATCAGAAATTTGATAAATAACTGTCAAGGTATACTCATCAACACacattcattcattcacTAATTTGATTATTCATCATGTCTTCTGCTAGTACTCCTTGGGGCTCGCCCAGTTCATCGTCGACTTCGGTCGCTACTCAAAACTACCTTCCTCCTGTCGATATGGTAGTTGATGGCTGTCTTTTTGATCTCGACGGAACTTTGATGCTTTCTACTGAATGTGTCGAGATGTTCTGGCACGATTTTGGTGTTCAACATGGCATCGATTCTCACAAACTACTTCAAACTTCGcatggaagaagaaccattgatattttgaagatcTGGAAGCCTGAAATGGCTAATAAGCAAATTTCTGGTGAACTCGAGGCTACCATCCCAGTTAGATGGGCTTCTTTCGCTACTCCTGTTCCTGGTGTCAGAGAGCTCCACGATGCTCTTCCCCCAAGCCAGTGGGGTATCGTTACTTCAGGTACTTTGCCTATGGCCACTGGATGGCTTAAGCACTTCTTGAAATTTGCTCCACCACAAGTTTTTATTACCGCTGAGGATGTCGAGGAGGGAAAGCCCGATCCTGCTGGATACAAGCTCGGAGCTGAGAGACTCGGCCTCGAGAAGTTCCTCGTTTTCGAGGATGCCCCTGCCGGAATCAAGGCCGGTAAGGCTGCTGGAGCCACCGTCATCGGTATGGCCACCACCTACACTCCCGACATCGTCAAAGCTGCCggtgctgatattgtcaTCCGTGACTTGCATAGCGTCAAAGTAAACTCTTTCGACCCAGTCACCAAAAAGCTCAGTCTGACCTTTTCCAACATTGTCGCCTAAACACGCGACAACACCATCAAAAGATTCATTTGCATAGAAACTCTACACTTgatttaatttattgaCCCCAGGGTTACCACGATAGAAATAGAATAGATTAATTGCTTTCACTTTTTGTGTAGGtagtgcctccggcggctggggctccgccccagaccccgctgctcctctcactaCGTTCGAGTCGTGCTTGGGGACAAGACGGACGCTTCGATCCCCAGACGaccccgactcgagcgtagcgagaggagcagtggggtctggggcggagccccagccgccggaggcaggcatGGGAAGGTCAAGATTAAGATATACATTCGTTAAAGGAGTGACTAGAAGCGTGATAgtaaaacaaaacaaaacaacaataaAAGGGTCCAAATGTCGTAAAATCTCATAGAATGTCGAGGTAGGATTATAGTAGCAATGCGGTATGCAGTAACATCTAAATGCAATGATATAAATAGTCGGAATATTATGAACTATTCTTTTTCGTCTTGTAGGCCAGCAGAGACGACAGGCTTTGTAGAGAACATCCTTTACGTAGGAACTCGTGGTTGACCAGCTCATCGGTCGAGGCTCGGTAGTTGACGTCCACACACAGACAAACGCTCAGGAAGTGCTTGATTTCCTTGGATAATCTTTCTGGTCTCTTCAACTTTGGTGTACCATTTGTGGCAATAAGATAGAGGGCCTTGAGTGGCTCTTCGTTAAGGTATGGAGGCTCGGATTCTAACATTTCAATGGCCATGATACCAAGAGACCAAACATCGACCTTGGCTCCGTATTCCTTCTGCTTGACAACTTCAGGTGCCATCCAGTATGGAGTACCCACCATGGTAGCACGCTTACTCTTTTGATCAGTCAGCTTGGCGcagaaaccaaaatcagTGATCTTGACGTGTCCTTGAGCATCAAGAAGCATATTATCACTCTTGATGTCACGGTGGATGATGTTTTGATGGTGCAGATGCTGTAGACCCTTGCAAGTCTCAAAACAAATCGTGGCAATTTGATCCTCAGAAATATCATTATTGTCAATAATGTCAGTCAGAGGACCACCTTCCATGAACTCCATGACAACCCATAGATCATATGGTGCTCTCAAGTAGGCTTCTAAGAAGTTGACAATGTTAGGATGTTGACTGTCCTTCATGACCTCGATTTCGTTAACAATAAGCTCTTTACGAGGCTGGGTCGACAAATCGATCTGCTTAATAGCAATTCTACGGTGAGTCAACACCATGGGAGCATTGCTAAGAGGCTTGGCAACGTAAACAGAGCCTGAAGCACCCTGGccaatcttcttgattttttggtACAAAGGTGTAGGGTCTTGTTGACTGACGACCGATCGCATTTTCTGCATGATTTGACTTTCAGTCATTGTTGAGATACGTttctcaacaacctcaTCCTTTCGCTTCCCGGATCCTTCTAAAGCTGctgcggcagcagcagtggcagcagctgctgctgcactAGACGATCCTGAAGTACCGGAGCCCTTGGAACCAGATTTGGACGATGAATGTACAGCCTTGATAGGGGAAGTATGTTGCTTTGGAGGGCCAGGAGCGGGTCTTGCTGGGACCATGTTCTTGGGATTTGAGGCTTTACGCTGGGGTTGGCTTGGATAG
This window harbors:
- the GPP2 gene encoding glycerol-1-phosphatase HOR2 (DL-glycerol-3-phosphate phosphatase involved in glycerol biosynthesis; also known as glycerol-1-phosphatase; induced in response to hyperosmotic or oxidative stress, and during diauxic shift; GPP2 has a paralog, GPP1, that arose from the whole genome duplication; GO_component: GO:0005737 - cytoplasm [Evidence IEA,IEA]; GO_component: GO:0005737 - cytoplasm [Evidence IDA] [PMID 14562095]; GO_component: GO:0005634 - nucleus [Evidence IDA] [PMID 14562095]; GO_function: GO:0000121 - glycerol-1-phosphatase activity [Evidence IEA]; GO_function: GO:0000121 - glycerol-1-phosphatase activity [Evidence IDA] [PMID 8662716]; GO_function: GO:0016787 - hydrolase activity [Evidence IEA,IEA]; GO_function: GO:0046872 - metal ion binding [Evidence IEA]; GO_process: GO:0044262 - cellular carbohydrate metabolic process [Evidence IDA] [PMID 8662716]; GO_process: GO:0016311 - dephosphorylation [Evidence IEA]; GO_process: GO:0006114 - glycerol biosynthetic process [Evidence IMP] [PMID 11058591]; GO_process: GO:0008152 - metabolic process [Evidence IEA]; GO_process: GO:0006970 - response to osmotic stress [Evidence IDA] [PMID 8662716]; GO_process: GO:0006950 - response to stress [Evidence IEA]) codes for the protein MSSASTPWGSPSSSSTSVATQNYLPPVDMVVDGCLFDLDGTLMLSTECVEMFWHDFGVQHGIDSHKLLQTSHGRRTIDILKIWKPEMANKQISGELEATIPVRWASFATPVPGVRELHDALPPSQWGIVTSGTLPMATGWLKHFLKFAPPQVFITAEDVEEGKPDPAGYKLGAERLGLEKFLVFEDAPAGIKAGKAAGATVIGMATTYTPDIVKAAGADIVIRDLHSVKVNSFDPVTKKLSLTFSNIVA
- the CLA4 gene encoding serine/threonine protein kinase CLA4: MDVLNFYSKNINGVQDLVKGAKEAKSNSSSNLLSKELKPITNIPPMPRKDSAVDSNYSALASQLQEWTVTPSMKTSTSMNSLKYQNAGPTGPSSRSQNHMAPIRPPPPPNGLGSNSPSQLPSLTIPSGPRDDSSPHSPHTPSPTTPSPVDSRLKPLRTAPSQPQGHSQVIKPIQPLSVHKAPAPSSSSSSSASQQQYSGSSSSSSSGPRLRHVDSSKNLDPYRTAPVPPLKTKTKNPSSSTSHSGSGESVSPPNQQQPPQPSRQQYPSHSKHGTPQASQNYPSQPQRKASNPKNMVPARPAPGPPKQHTSPIKAVHSSSKSGSKGSGTSGSSSAAAAAATAAAAAALEGSGKRKDEVVEKRISTMTESQIMQKMRSVVSQQDPTPLYQKIKKIGQGASGSVYVAKPLSNAPMVLTHRRIAIKQIDLSTQPRKELIVNEIEVMKDSQHPNIVNFLEAYLRAPYDLWVVMEFMEGGPLTDIIDNNDISEDQIATICFETCKGLQHLHHQNIIHRDIKSDNMLLDAQGHVKITDFGFCAKLTDQKSKRATMVGTPYWMAPEVVKQKEYGAKVDVWSLGIMAIEMLESEPPYLNEEPLKALYLIATNGTPKLKRPERLSKEIKHFLSVCLCVDVNYRASTDELVNHEFLRKGCSLQSLSSLLAYKTKKNSS